The Branchiostoma floridae strain S238N-H82 chromosome 8, Bfl_VNyyK, whole genome shotgun sequence genome has a segment encoding these proteins:
- the LOC118421067 gene encoding uncharacterized protein LOC118421067: MRSRPDFQSMQGWTPHDQIDQLRSKLSLKDRDRQAYYEASQRAIAKNENLVLALHAGNKDHRVALAESQNVRICLCTFLKLNKKSFHLTTNLDFLNDFPP; this comes from the exons ATGAGGAGCCGACCAGACTTCCAGAGTATGCAGGGATGGACTCCTCATGATCAGATCGACCAGCTGAGGTCCAAACTTTCCCTGAAAG ACCGTGACAGACAGGCGTACTATGAGGCGTCCCAGCGAGCCATCGCGAAGAACGAGAACCTGGTCCTGGCGCTGCACGCCGGGAACAAGGACCACAGGGTGGCACTGGCAGAGTCGCAGAACGTGAGGATATGTCTTTGTACTTTCCTTAAACTTAACAAAAAGTCTTTCCATCTTACAACAAACCTAGACTTTCTCAATGACTTCCCACCATAG